The genomic window TTATCTGAAGAAGCTGGCTCAACCCAACGCTGGCTGTTGATCTTGGAAATTTATATTTCAGAACTGTCAAATTTTTATTGTcaaaaaatactttaatattCTGTCCTTGGGGCCTTTGGTTAGCAGTTACTCATTGGTTAGTGACTGAATAAAGTATTCTTTGAAGGATTAAGTCCCCTTAGTGCCACATCATCAGGAACTCTATCCTAGAATGAGGTATAAAGGCAGCTGACCAGAGAGTCTGAGAGTTCATCAGAATCCTCACACATTCAGGTGCTACTGAAGCATCAGAGATAAACCCTTCAGAAAATGAAGATTCTATTGCTGATTGTGGGGCTGGCCCTGGTGTGTGGCCTCCAGGGTCTCAATAACAATGCACAAGACTCACCAAAGGTAAGTGAGTAAGAGTAGAAACAGGTTGATAGAGTTGTCTGGAAAAGGGGTGAGGGTAACTGGAAAGTAAAACAACCTCTTTGGGAAGAACAGAGAAAAGTAGGACTTGCagctaaaaggaaaaaatgtgcaTTTCTGTCTTCTCACTCAAAACTAACCACCCCAATAGTTGCGCTGTTGGCCAATAATATGAAATTACACATAAGTGTGTGCCCATGCCCTATTTCTTTTATATAACTAGAATAAAAAAGCCCCAGATTCTCATTCATCATAATACAGATCATAGAATAAATTCtgtatctgaaaaatgaagtgtTTCACTGGGTTATatatgaattttctttctctaagatGTTGAACTCCTGAGACTCCATTCTTAAAGAAAAACTACTGCAAGTGAAATCTAGGATTTCTGCTTCTGATTGCAATAGGAAATGAGATGATAAATCCCACCGTCTCCTTTTCTGCAACCCGCCATTTAAACCAGTTTTGCTGTAAAGACTCAGATGGTAGCTAGAAGGCTTTTGTTCTGTGCATGTGCCAGGATTTGATGCTACATGAATTCTCTGATTGAGTATTATCTCATATTCaggtagagaagaagaaaagcgTGTCTCCAAGGACCATGAGTGATTAGAGTCACAGAATGAACACAAGTGTTTCATTAGTAATAAGGGAGAATTACTGTTAGGACCCCAGTTGAGATCTTGTGTGTTCTTGTGGCAATCTCTCTCACTTATCcccaaataattgaagaaattatcaatCATATCTAAGTCCAAAATACATACCAAGAGGAAAGGAATATAATGCTGTGACTAGAATAATGCCATGAACCACACAGTGCCAATGCAAtttggagaaatgagcaaaccaGGGCCTTCAaagtttaaataatttgcccaaagtcacagaatgaGTTAGAATAAGAGACTCCTAGTCTCATTAACTTTCTGCTATACtgtgaagacaatgtgaaaaccAGGTAGAATTAGGGTAAAGATATAATTCACCattcaggcttcagtttcctcacttgtaaaagaaGGGATTTGGACTATAATCCTTCCCAGCATACAAAAATTTTGGGCCTGTGTGACCAGAGGTGTCTTTTTTCAATTCTCATCAAAATTCTTTCTCATAGATTACTGGAACATGGTTCACTGTTGGACTGGCCTCAAATGTGACATTTAAGATTGAGGAAGGAGGTAGCTTCAGAAAGTTTGTCAAAAATATCACTGAACAAGATGGTGTTCTCACCGCAGCATACTTCAGGAGGTAAGTGCTAGCTGTGTTAGTTGGTGGTTATGGAAATGGGGACAAAAATCTGggtaatagttttgtttttttttaacacaaaagaaaatggtctgctttattctgtgatccagttccatagttctttctctgcatgtggaaagttttttgcttcaaaaatccattgggaagttttaaaattcttgcattgctatgaaggactaagtctaacagaaaaattcctcgcacactgtagttgttgctgtgtacaaagttttcctggttctcttcctttcactcagcatcagttcacataagtcttttgaagcatctctgaagtcttcctgttcatctctAAACACTTTTGAGAGCTTCCTagagcagctaagtgacacaataGACACAACActgggacctgagttcaattttgacctcaaacacttttttcaaaatttatttatttactttaagtttacaacattcatttccacaaaattttgtattccaaattttctccccatctctctcctctccccaaaacaccaaacataCTGATTAACCCTTCCaccaatcttcccttccttctaacaccccctccctccccttatccccagcttctcttttgtcctgtagggcaagataaatttctataccccattacctgtatttcttatttcccagttgtatgcaaaaacaattctcaacatttgttcctaaaactttgagttccaacatctcttcctttattcctccccacccaaccccactgggaaggcaagtaattcaacaaTGGAAACTGGCTGCTGCTTGGGTCAGTAACTGTAGTTACTGCTCccagctgctgctgttgctggcTCTGCCACCCCCTGGGGCCGGAGCTAGGGGGAGACTCTGCTCCCTTATCacccagctgaaaaagccctctcactgacctttgaagtgttgttgttgcctgtgggttgaggggtctaggaacctctgctgctgctggggattcctctccctaagcctgctctggtcctgagccttccagtgccacatggccaaggctgggctgtgctctgctctgcctctggtgtgacagacctttcccatcagctttccaggtcaccctgggctggagaTCTCCTTCATTCCATTGTTCTgtaacttctgctgctctagaatttgttgagagtcattcttcacaggtattttatgggctgtgggaagagctagagtatgtgtgtctttctactctgccatcttggctctacctcagTCCGGGTAATAGTTCTGAGATCTTTAATTCACACAGACTGAGCCAGAAATCAATTACTGATGAAGTTCCCAGGATGTGGTTGTTTTCATGAACTTTAAGGACAAATGttcaaggaagaagaaattaatggCTATACACATACTTGAACCTTGGGTGCAGTGGTAAGGGGCAGTACTgattaaaagtatttttacatgAAGCTTGGATCTTTTGAATCATCCCCTGGGGATGATTTCTTTTCTGTTCCTAACCTCCCTGGGTCACCAGTCTCCATTTCTTAGTAGAAAGGGGATACCTACCTAAGGCCCCTctgctaaaatgatagaaagcagaatgaaagagagggaagaaaaattctCACTTAACTCACACATTTGCAGTAACTTatccagtcattccccatttgatgggcatcaaCTTTGCTTGCAATTCTTTCCTCCTCCAAGAAGTACTATCAATATTTTTCCTAAgaaagtgtttttcttttgtcatggACTTCCTTGAGATGTATGGTTATCTTTGGGAACTCTGGTCCAGAGGACATGGACATTTTAGTCCTTTTCTTAACATCATATTAAATGGTTTTCCAAACCAATTGGACAAATTTGCAACTCCAAAAATAATGCATTTGCTCTTTGTCCAGACCTTGTAAAATAGACTATTCCTATTCTTGTCATATTTGTCAATTTGCTAAGTAAGAGGTAAAtcctcagagttttttttaaatttgcatttctcacaTTATTAGTGATGGGGAACATTCTTCCCTTTAGTTGTTaacagtttgtcatttttttctgattatttttgcttatatttacaCTCAAGTCATCTAGGTACCTCATtagatagagtactgggactagagtcaggaagacctgagtgtaaatttggcctcagacactactagctgtatgatgctagtcaagtcatttcaccactgtttacatcagtttccttatctgtaaaatggtaataataataataatagcatctatttctcaCAGTTgctatgatgatcaaatgaagcAATCTATGTAAAGTACTCaacacagtatttggcacataataaacactttataaatattattattatatccttCAACTATTTTTCTATTAGGAAAACGCTTTGTGTCTCATATGTTACTATTAGTTTCCTACATATTTTGAGTATTTTAGACTTAGATAATTTGATTCAAAGATTTTTTCTTCCCTGCTGCCTGCTTCCTTTCTCAtcctacttattttattttattcaagcaaaatattttcaatttcatttagtAGAAAATGTCCTCCTAGGTATATTCATGAAGGCAGTTTAATataattttctgcttttttatgACCTTTAATATTCAACCATATATCTTTTTGAGTTATGGTATAaattttatagcacaatattgtCTTAAATCTAATTTCTATGAGAACACTTTcttgttttcccagaaatttctgtcaaatacaaagttcttttacaggtaatttatattttcatgtgtACCAAATTCTGATTATttcttgtcctttctttttttcctgctctaCTTTTCTGtctgtaaaaaatgaatattaaatagtTCAGATTATTTCAGTTATATTGATTAAATTTGgacaatttttgtttttctctgagatgttgtgagtataaaatacaatttaaaagttcatattttataaagtactttccgtGTGAAGAAGTTATAACTTTCTTCAACATGAGTTTATGAGGTAAGACAGAATATAAATAtctctgttttgcagatgagatccttaattctcagaaaaataaaaagaatagctttctcaaggtcatacaggcagtaagGGGAAGAACCATGATTTTAAATGAGATCCAGTTTCAGTTGATTTATGGAATGCCCAGTGATTATCCCAAAATATTTTCATGCAGAACTACTACTTCTTTATAATCCAATACTCTTCTAATTTTATATCATCGTATCTACTGCTCCAGAGATACTAGATTTTCAAaagactgaattttttaaaaataatatacaaCAATTTTTTGAAATAATGACATCAGTTTCATCCTTTCAGAGACGTTAGAAGTCACCTTAGATTCAACATTGTTTATAAAATTATTGTAAGACATAAAACGTatgcattttgcagatgaaattataatgaataaaacaaattcaACAAGATATTTCCTAGTaaaattttctttgcaaaaatgagATGTTCttgtaattctaatttttatttccaGGGAAAATGGTAAATGCATTCAGTTTTCTGTGAATGCTTACCCAGGAAAAGATGGTGAAATGCACGTGCAATGTAAGTATAAATGAGTATACCAATGTCTTTCAGTATTATTCTGAAATGAATTAATGCACCCAGAGATTAACAAAGAAGTGGACAGTGGTCAGAAACTATGCAAAAATGCCTTTTTGCAGTGTATCTCTCCACTTCCCTGTGTTAATTTCATTGTAACTGTATTGTGCAAAGCCTAGATCAGACCCTTTGGTCTTCTCATTTCCTCCTTACAAAGCTCTAGAGATCCAATTAGCCATTATGTGGTTGAAATAGAAACTAACTCACTACGTAGTCTTGCACAAGTGTTTTGTCCtcctttggtctcagtttccccatctataaaatgaggtgcttggactagatggtttccaaaattccttccatttctgacattttgtgattccAGAGGAAAATAAGAGGAATATTGAAAAAAAGTATAGGTctgtcaaaaaaacaaacaaaccgcAGTTTGGTTGGAATGGCAGAACTTATGATGGAACTGAAGTTTTCAGGAAACACTGAGAAAGACCTCTACATGAAGCTTAAATACAAATAAGTCTCAACTCTTTAGCTTTGTTCCTGTAGTTTCAAAATTCTGACTTGACTTTTTGAATACTTCACAGATGATGGAGAAAACGTTTTCACCATCCAAAGTATGGACTCTAACCATTTGATGTTTATCTTGTATAATACCAAAGATGGAGAGGTGACAGTTTGGGGAGAACTCTATGGTATGTATTCTATAATCCTGTACTAATactattcatcttttctttttcatgataaGAGTACTAAAGGAAAACTAGTTGTAGCATTGTAGCTTTGAGGGTGAGCCAAACTGTCTCTCACTACCATTTAAATGCCTGAGATCAGGGGGAAAGTAAAAGCTTCCCAATACAGCAAACTGTCCATGTTGAACTTCCTTCAGTAACTTCTGAGGGCTACTTTGAACCTTAAGTAGAATTCAAAGTTTGTAAGAGccaggggggagagagagagagagagagagagagagagagagagagagagagagagagagagagagagagagagagagagagagagagaggaagagagagagagaggaagagagagagagaggaagagagagagagagagagagagagagagagagagagagagagagagagagagagagactaagaggcagagacagacagtgagagacagagagaggtccCAATataaatctttctttctctctgctctgaAAAATGGTAAATTTGAAATTAATTATTATCTGTTGTTCACCCCAAGCCTCTGATTAGTAAAGAAAATGTGAATGGGGAGGCTTCTGGCCTAATACTGAGTCATTAAATCTATATCTCTTCCCTCCTGGGTGCCTTATTTTTGCCATTTTGGGCTGTACTCACTGAATGACAGATATAGACTAACAATGGAATGGTAAGTCATGTTTAtcctaaaatcaaattttaaatccAGGTAAGCAGAAAGAGCAAATCTTCTAAGAGATAGAAATAAACTTTGGGAAGGATATAGTCATCCTTGGGAGAGATTGACTGAATGTGAAGAAGGGAGATGAATAATCAGGACTTCAAGTCTTGGGAATCTTAATGGTTTCAGCAATGTGATCCTaatctcatctttctcttcatTGTTGTATCACTGGCCCTGACATCCCAGATTTGCTCTTCATAActcctgtttttctcagtttctgagATGACTGTAGGTTGCCCATGTTAGGTTCCCCTACAGGTTCACCTCCACACCCTGGATTCTCTAGTTCCTTTCtcccaataaaaatttattttcgtATTTCTTATAGAATAGATGTTTAGGCATTATAACTCCAGGGGGTCACagttgcatttatttatttgtgaagATATTTCTTTCcagtagattataaactctttgagagatAGAGCTACCTCTCcattgtctttgtatcactaatGCCTCACAAAGTACTtggtacatggtaggtacttaatgcttgttaattgacttaCTGATAATCAACAGGGaatcctttttcctcctttaataACAGGGGTAACAAATCCTGGGGTGCATGATCGTTCCAATTCCCAAAgtctctcaaatcaaagtcctCTTCCTTTGTATTCTGAACTCCACATTCATCTAGTTTTTTTCTGTGTAATCTTGAAAGTGATTAGTGAGAGAGACTTAGCAACCATCCTAACTTTCATCCTAACTACAGGCCGAACTCCGAATCTACCAAATCAAACAAAGAGGAAATTTGAGAAAATATGTGAAAGATTTGGAATTAAGAAGAATCAAATTATAGATGTGTCCAAGGCTGGTAAGTTCCGTCCAGTACCGGCTCTAATTCCCCATTTTCCCTGTGAGACTGAGAGGAGACAATTTCATAGAATGGAAACAGGCCCATTTTGATTCCCTTTGCCCTCACCCAGATGATCTTAGTGCACTTACCTGTGAGATAGTGACAAAAAACTCTGAGAAAGATTCATATCTAAAAATCATTGATATTCTGCTTTGTCTCTACAGATAGATGTGAGAATCTTAAATAAGAATCTTCAGACAGTCATGAAGGTTTGTAATCTTAATCTATGGGATTATTGCCTGGgagtcatatttcttttttttttcttttttaatttatttatttaacttttaacattcattttaacaaaattttgggttccaaattttctctccttttgtcccctccccccaccccaaaacacggagcattctaattgcccctatcatcaatctgctctctcttctatcatccctctcctcccttatccccatcttctcttttgtcctataaggccaaataactttctatacctctttacctgtatttcttatttcctactggcaagagcagtactcgacagttgttcctaaaactttgagttccaacttctcttcctccctccctccccaccccttccctttggaaggcaagcaattcaatgtaggccaaatctgtgtagttttgcaaatgattttcataatagtcatgttgtataagactaactatatttccctccatcctgtcctgtcccccattacttctattctctcttttgatcttgtccctccccatgagtttcgacctcaaattgctccctcctccccatgccctcccttccatcctccccccaaccctgcttatccccttatctcccactttcctgtattgtaagataggttttcataccaaaatgagtgtgcattttattccttcctttagtggattgcgatgagagtaaacttcatgtttttctctcacctcccctctttttccctccactaaaaagtcttttgcttgcctcttttatgagagctaatttgccccattccatttctccctttctcctcccaatatatttctctctcgctgcttgatttcatttttttaagatatgatcccatcctcttcaattcactctgtgcactctgtctctatgtgtgtgtgcatgtgcatgtgcatgtgtctgtgtgtaatcccacctagtacccagatactgaagagtttcaaaagttacaaatattgtctttccatgtaggaatataaacagttcaacttttctaagtcccttatgacttctctttgctgttcaccttttcatgcttctcttcattcctatgtttgaaagtcaaattttgttttcagctctggtcttttcatcaagaatgcttaaaagtcctctatttcattgaaagaccaatttttcccctgaagtattatactcagttttgcttggtaggtgattcttgggtttagtcctagttcctttgacttctggaatatcctattccatgcccttcgatcccttaatgtagaagctggtagatcttgtgttaacctgattgtatttccacagtgcttgaattgtttctttctaactgcttgaaatattttctccttgacctgagaactctggaatttgtccacaatgttcctaggaatttctctttttggatctctttctggtggtgattggtggattctttcaatatcgattttgccctctggttctagaatatcagggcatttttccttgataatttcatgaaagatgatgtctaggctctttttttgattgtggctttcaggtagtcccataatttttaaattgtctctcctgcatctattttccaggtcagttgtttttccagtgagatatgtcacattatcttccattttttcattcttttggttttgttttgtgatttcttggtttctcataaagtcattggcctccatctgttccattcttattttgaaagaactattttctccagtgagcttttgaatctccttttccatttggctaattctgcttttgaaaacattcttctcctcactggctttttgaacttcttttgcaagttgagttagcctatttttcaaggtgttattttcttcagcatttttttgggtctcctttagcagggtgctgacc from Notamacropus eugenii isolate mMacEug1 chromosome 1, mMacEug1.pri_v2, whole genome shotgun sequence includes these protein-coding regions:
- the LOC140519702 gene encoding major urinary protein-like, yielding MKILLLIVGLALVCGLQGLNNNAQDSPKITGTWFTVGLASNVTFKIEEGGSFRKFVKNITEQDGVLTAAYFRRENGKCIQFSVNAYPGKDGEMHVQYDGENVFTIQSMDSNHLMFILYNTKDGEVTVWGELYGRTPNLPNQTKRKFEKICERFGIKKNQIIDVSKADRCENLK